Genomic window (Tenrec ecaudatus isolate mTenEca1 chromosome 16, mTenEca1.hap1, whole genome shotgun sequence):
TCCAAACAAAGTGCACCGTCAGGGAGTCTGAGCCGACTCAGAGCAATTCAATAAGGTGGGctaaaactgcccctatgggtttctgggatggtcacgctttataggagtagaaggcctcatctttctccctcagagcagctggtggtttcaaactactgaccttgtggttagcagcccagtgagtaaccactgcatctccagggcttctgTGGTGCCAGGCAGGTGGATGCATAAGGTGAACATTTGAAAACACATTGTGCACTCCATCATGTGGAGGAGGGCAGAGGtcctggaggtggggggtgggggagtggggttgGTGGAGACAGCAGCCACAGTTCTGTTGTCTTTTCCAGGTTACGGCCACACCTACCCTGTTACCAGGCTGGGCAAGTACCTGTGCATGCTCTATGCACTCTTGGGCATCCCCCTcatgttcctggtcctcaccaaCATAGGCGACATCCTGGCGGCCATCTTTTCCATGTCCTACAACCACTTCCGGAAGTTCCTTTCCCGAAGGCCTCTGCACCCCAGGGGGTGTGCCCCACTTCCCTGCAGGAGAAGGCCTGTGGAGGCCAGGTCCGTGGCTGAAGCCACTCCGCCGGGGGTCATGATCTGCGCTGAAGAGCTCCGGGACCACAAACCAGCCCCGAGCCCCCAAACCCAAAAGGCCAACTCTGAGCTGTTTGAACATCTTCTTAGCCGAGACAAACAGCACACACTGCAGCTGCCCCTGCCGGGCCTGGAGCGGAGCAGCTCGTGTCCCGAGCTGGTGACCAGCAGGCTCTCGGGCTCCATTGTCAGCAACCTGGACCAGGTGGGGCGGCAGGTGGAGCGGCTGGACGTGCCCCTGCTGTTCATTGTGCTGGTGGTGACGGCCTACATCTCCTGCGCGGCCGCTGTGCTGCCCATGTGGGAGAAGCAGCTGAACTTCGAGAATGCGTTCTACTTCTGCTTCATCACGCTGACCACCATCGGCTTTGGGGACACGGTCTTGGACCACCCCAATGTCTTCATGTTCTTCTCCATTTACATCATCATCGGCATGGAGATCTTGTACATTGCGTTCAGGTTGATGCAAAACAGGCTGATTCACGTCTACAAGAAGCTGCTGCTCTTCCTCGCCGGAGAGAAGGCTTATGTCCCGGTGAGAAAGTGAAGGGCTGCCGGCTCCCAGTCACCGGACATACGCCCACCCGCCATGGGACCCTCCTGGGCTTGCCGTCCCGGATGATGAGGGTAGATCGGGGGCCACTGAGGTCTGACATCTCACACATGGGGCTTGGGAACCAAACCTGTAGGAGGGCTCACGGGGCCATCATGAGTCTGACCCCACAGCCTTGAGCTACAGCACCGCCACCTACTGCAAATGTCTCCCAGTCCTTCAGCCCCTGGCCGACACGCTCCCTCACGGGACATGGACACACTGTCCTCGAGTCAACGACCCTAGACAGGGCTCCTGAGGCTACACAACTTTACAGGAgaggacagcctcctctttctccctcaaagaggctggtggatttgaaccactgacttgatttcacagttagcagccccaccctctaactcacagtgacaccaggACCCCTTGTCAGGACCTTCTGAAGTTGAAAGAACGCAAATGATCACCACCCCCAAAACAGTGAATTTTCCTGTTTCAGAAGCACTTAGTGGTTTTCTTGCCAGGAGGAACATCACACTGGTTCCTGCACTTGGACTTCAGGGGAATGAGAGTCTTCCgggctgctccctgctggtgacgCCCTCTCTGCACGACGGTGGGgcctgaacccaaacccccaattCACTGCCAGGCCAACTCATAAtgtccctagaggacagggtagaactgaccctatggATTTCTGGGAAACTAATTCTTTCaaaagctcaaactcactgccatggagtctgtgCTGCCTCATAGCCTCCCTGcaggtcagagtagagctgcctccttGGGTTGCTGAGACTTTACATTTTTTACAGGAgtcggcagcctcatctttctcctgtggagcagctgggagtgttcgaacttctggccttgtggttagcagctccacacataaagcctcctcctcctcctctggcctgactggtgggttcgaactgctgaccttgtggttgaagTCCAACGCACAACCTACTATTGCACCAGGGCTTTGCCACTAAGTACATAATAAGCATGTACTCCACAGAAACAAGTGTCCTCAGAGACACAGAAATCCCAGATCCACAGTGTCCTTGGCAGGGACTGGAAGTGCTGGTCCAAGAGCATCCATTTCCTTGAGTGACCTGCACAATGGCACACGGTTTTAGCTCCCAGGCCCTGAACCTTACACAGATACCAGTGGGATTATCATCTGTGCACACAGGGGGCTGGACCCTTTCCTGGAGGCCCAGTTCTGTATAGACCACTTTTCTCACTGGTTGGCATATGATTGGTACCCCTGAATGTGTGGGCACATCAAAGTGTTGCCTCCCAAGTGGACAGATTGGTACCCAGAGCATTGGCACAGTTTCTGGGGGTGGACATGGAGAAGATGCTATTGGTGCTTGCCCTTATCCTCTGACACCCCAGCCCCCCTTTGCCTGAGGACTTTCTCTGGCCATTACATCATAAGCATGTGCAGGGCCAGCTAGATGCACCCAGGGGCTAATCCCCTCAGCCCAGGACCGGCGACAGTGTGCAGTGACAATGCCCTGGCTGCCTGGCCCCCCAATACAGGTTCGCTGTAGGACACGTTCAGCACCCTCTCAGAGTTCCCCAGGGGAACCCAAGCTGCTTGTTAGCACCCTCCCTCCTCCGTCTTGCTGCCCCACTCCTCCACTGTGGCTCCCTGaggtcttcctccctccctgctcctgctctaacccaccccccacttccaccaccaccctatTCACTCAAACCTTTGTCTGGGGGCCAGGCGTCTGGAGGCCCCTGCCTGGGAGAGGATGCAAATAAAGAGCTACGTGAACTGGCTGGCGGGCGTCTGGGGCAGCATGCCCCAGGTCTTCTGACTCATGAGATCAGATGTTCCTTCTTGGAGAGACTGGCAGCACGGGAACAGAAACCAACAAAACTCGCCAGTCCCTGGGCAAATGGCGACTGTTACTCCTGGGTGgaccttgagagctgccagaagcAATAAAACATGCAGGGAGGTGCCTGTGTACAAAGAAAGGATACATCTGCCCTTTGAGGCTGCTCGGTTCCATCTTCGATTCTGGTGGGTGCCCAGGGCAGCTTCCGGAGAGGACTCTTGGCTGCCCTTTCTTGGTCTTCCCTCCTGTTCCCCACCAATCTTTCTGTTCCTGccacccttcctccccttcccccgccAAAAAAGGGACTGACAGATGTAAGCAGGCCTAGGGAGTGGGGCTGGTGCAGGTGCCAGGTGTCTTTGAGGACCACAGCCCAATGCCTGTGGAACAACGAGGTCCGTTGAGTCCAGATACAGTCAGGCCTGGCCACCAGCGTCCTGTCCAATCAGCATTCATTGAGCTGGATGTCTTCCAGGCTCTATAACCAGGGCCTTGAACCCTCTTTCTGGTTTGGCCTCCTGCTGAGGTCCACCCCAGGATCCTGAACCCATGTCTCCTTCTGACCATGATCCCCAGGTGGTTCTTAGGCAGACAGTGAAAACTCCAAAGGGTCCCATGGGACCCAGAAGCATTACTTGGGATCCCTAAGAGCCCCTGTGGATCTTGTGAAAGCACAGAGTCTGACGCAGGCTGTTTGGGGGTAGAACGGCAGATCCTCAGCAGGTggtggaagcagagagaaccaggCTGAAACCCTGACAGGTGTAAAAGTTCCCTGGGAGGCCCAAACAGTTAGCCCCatggctactaacccaaaggttgatgggttgagtccacccagcagcctcgcagaagaaaggcctggtgatgggcTTCCTCAGAGATTACGGTCAGGAGCGCGGCGTGGGACCCTTGTGCACTGCCACACCCGGGCTCGCCGTGACTCGGCGGCAATGGGCATCATTTGTGCCTTGATTCGACAGGGTGCAGGTGTCCAAAGCAGAGCCAGGAATACAGTACACAAGTCATGTCATTGCAGGGGCTGTGGCCCTTGACCCTGCCCATCCAGAAGCAAGAGCAGAGTCCTGCTCACGTGCAAAAAGGGAcaggcatggggaccccagaagtCTGAGTGGACTGGAAAGCAACCAGTAAGGGCATGTTATGCAGAGTCAAGGTCATGCTCATTTGCTTGCTCCTTTCTACTTGGCGTTCTTCTGTGGACTCCCTCAGCCCTGGGCAAGCGTGGGCACTGATGCCTGCGTGGCTCTGCTCATGGGTCTCCTCCCCAGCTGCCTCTGGATATCTTGACCGCTTCAAAGCCCCCGGACGCCTCCCTGCCCGGGGTGTGGATGCAACTGGTCTGGGCTGGAACGCCACCACACTGGATGCTCTCTCGGCCTTCCAGGATGTACCAAGGCTTCTCTTTCAAGacagcccagctgtcccctccctTATACTTGGAAGTAGCTCCCTTTGCCCCCATCCACATGTCCCTGTGCCACCTGTGTACCCCTCCTCAGACACACGGTGCTCACTGCTCCTCGCTCAGACTCTGAGCTGCTCCAATGAAGAGCATGCCTGTCACATCATTGTCATCTTTCTctccccctttatccccccccTTGCCCCTCCTACAGGACCTGCCACATGCGGGGGCCTCTGGGCAGGACTTGAGTGTACTGTACAGAGATGCCGAGGAAAGCAGCCAGCCCTTACTgcacacctactgtgtgccagctcCAACTGGACCCTTTGGTGAATTCTCCCCCTGATGATCCTAGAGAActgtccccattttacagatgagcaaaCTGAGGCGGAGTGACTAACAATGACATCActatgcggggggtgggggggcataggGAGTACACCAAAATGGCTGTCTATAAACTATTTCTGCAGCATTTCAGCAGCAATTAATTACTCTCTATACACATATTTCTGTGGCGACCACACCGAAAGCATCTGTTCTAagttcaactttcctcctgcccccgcCAAAAataacccagactcactgccacggagtcaatgctgactactaggggccctttgggtttccgagactgtaatcacTGTTTACGACAGCAGAAAGCTCAGTCtgcgctgctggtggtttcgaactgctgaccatgagatcACAGCCCAGGGCTCACACATGTCCACCAGGTGACAGCTCTATGCTCATTTACTTTGGACCACTCtggggagccctgttggtgtcacGGGTTGTGCCCTAGGCTGCAAAccacagggtcggcagtttgagTGCCGCTGTGGCTTAaagggagaacgatgaagcttttCTTTTTACTCAGTGAAAAATGAGAAAGATTTGCAGTCTACTCCGCCTGAAGGGTCACCCGGGGTAAagatcgattcgatggcagtgagtttaatgtgATCTGGTCCGAGCTGTCAGTATTATCTAATTACAGTGACATCCCACACCACGTGGTTTCTCCTGCACCTGGTGTTGTCATTGAAAGGTGTCATTGATGTTACTGGTCTGCCCTTTACTGGGAGCCCCAGTGGCCTAGTGAGTTATGGGttgaccttaaggtcagcagttcaaactcaccagctgcaaagatttacagtctcagatacctAGGGgagtagttctagtctgtcctataaggcTACTATGAATCAACACGATGGAGGTGAACTCGTTTATAGTTCCATTCCATTTCCATTACATCCATTGACATATGGGAATTACAATTGAGAAGTAACACGAGTGCCAAAgatattgttaaggattttgtatggtgttgtggtgggggtgggggtggggagggaatgggAACATGGGAGGGGGGTCGAGTGATGTCACTGCTAACTGGGCCCTGGTCCTCTGCTGATAAGTGATGGGGCCTGACTTCACACTCAGCTCTGTCTCACTGGTCTCAGTGGTTCTTAGTGGGTCAACATGATGGGTATACTCTAGAAGCTTGAAATCaggaagggtgggaggagggcGGGCAACACTCCCATGACCCCTACTTTCGGAGCCCGGGAGCTGCTTCTGTGACTAAAGACTTTGCTGACTCAGACTCGAGGTCCGGGTGGTTTGGTCCATTCACCACCATCAGGGCACATGGCATCATCAGCACCTTCCCACCCTTTTATCAGGAAGAAGAATCGGAGGTTCGCAAACTTTAAGCAATCGGTCCCAGAAGATAGGAGGAGGGCGAGGAGGAAGGTGGGACAAGTCTCCTCGGGACTGTCGCGGTTGCTGGAGCAAGCCACCTGCGTGGCGCTGCCTCACGGCACTGGTGCTGAAGCGAGCAGCCGGGTGGGTCCGGACGCGCAGGCGGGCGGCCAAGCTTGGACTCACTGACCTGCGCTTTCCCTCATGGCCACCAGGTGACGCCGCCGCCCCGCGCGAGCCCCGAGCTGCAGCGCCTGCAGATGGCGCGGCCACCGCCCAGTCCTGGCCACTCCACCACTGGGGAAAGGACCTTCGGACTCCCCACCCTGCTGCGGCCCAAAGCGGGAGAGCGACTCAGACAGTTGTCCCTTGTCCCTATGCCCTTCCCCGCCCGCCCAATAAGATGTTCCCAAAGGAGCTGTCCTCTCCCCGCTGCCCACAGAGACTCCAGTAGAGAGGTGGTGGGATCCAGAGAAAGGAGCCTAAGACGTGCCGTTCTGTGTGGCCCTGGACAAGTGGCCTGACCTCTCTGAGCTCATGCTTTTCAAAAGAAGGGAGAAGTGCTCAGGCATCTTATGGCTTCTGTAAGTCCCCATAACCCCCCACTCCAGGTGACAACACCTGTGTCTGTCTCGCCCTGATGGGACTCTGGGGATGGGCTGGGTGGCTGTGAAGgaacaaggaagcagagagcccaAATCAGGGCAGAGGCACTTCTGGGAAGGAGAATGAGGTGGGGCCCTGGGAGAGAGTTCACATGTGCTGTAGAACTCAACCACAGCACCCACTGCCTACAGGACCCTCGCCTGGCCCCCAATTTAGCAATGTCGTTCCCAGTCCCCCCAAAGTCTGCCACATCCCTAAGGGGGAACCCCCAGGACCCCAGAGCGAGCATTTCCTCACTGGCTGCATGGCATTGGGGAACTTCCATACCttctgggagcctcaggctgttCCTGCCAGCTGTCATAGCTATAGCCTCACCAGTGAACTGAGGTTCGAATCTCCATGGAGACCAGCTGCCATGATCACTGCAAACAAACAAAGTTGGGACACAGCCCTCACCTCCCAGGACACCAGACTGGCTCCCTGGGATGACTGCCTGGGGGGCAGGCAGTGGGGGCTGCCTGCTAATTGCCCTTCTGTTCCGGGGGCTGAAGACAGAAGGAGGGAAGCAATGAGTGAAGCCACAGGTGCCCAGCGAAGCGCTTCCCACTGCCCTGCCCTAGGTGTGGCTATGGCACTGCCCCAGGACAGGTCCTGCCTCTGGCAGGGACTGCAATGTTATCACCATATCACTGCCAGGGAGTTTTCCTCTCACTGGCTTGCCATCTTTGCTGTGGGGAGCAGGGCTCAGGCCAGACCACAAGTCCCCTGGGAACTTTTAGGATGGATAGATACCCGGCCCACCTGAAACTGCCTGATTAGAGGCTCCAGGAGTGATGTCCAGGAGTGATGCCCATGGGGGTGGGTGGAACTATGtggtctggtctcttgctttttgtcactcaggctgctgttgctgctccccccgccccccatggaGTCGAGGACTCCGAGTCTCAGAGACAGGGCTGGGGACCAGCAAGCTGTCAAAGAAACAGAGAGGAAAAAGCCTGATGCTTCCTTGGGTGGGGGGCATTGTTGGGGCAGAGGGACTGGAGTTCTGGAGACCTAGTGTGCGCCCACCCTGTGAAGGGTCTCATAAAAGTGGAGGCCTGCTTCTGGGTCCTGCAGACAAGCTGGGGGTGCCCCTTGTCATCAGAAGAGGAGCAGCTGCTTTGGTGGGTAAGAAGTGGTGGGTGCTCTGGTCCCCAGGACTCTGGAGGGTGGGCAGACGTCTGTCTGGCCTCTCCCCATCTCAGGGGTAGCTCCAGGCCAACTGGCTGCCTTGGGGGCTGTCTGGATTCTGCCTTCTTCTCCTGCCCACTCTTATTTGAGAGGCGCCAGGCTATGTTGAATAAACTGCCCAGGCTTGAGCCGACCACGCAGAGGCCTTGAATGACTACTGTGGGCCTGGCACCAGAGGATAGTCCCAAAGAGGCGCTGCACCGGCACATAGTGGGTCTGCATCCCTGCTTGCTGAGTGTAGGCACATCCAGCTCTGGTGGGGGCCCAgaaccctcccctcccacctatGGATGATAGGCGTTCAGACTGAACGGGTTTTCACTATGGCCCTCCAGCCCACGCTCCTGgaaggcttctggagctgtccagGGTGGGAACCGCCTGGGCAGCTCAGCTGTTGCCATGGGGACTGATGGGCCTCTCCGTTGAGCAGTGAACTTTGAAATTGACTTAGATACAGGACAACAAAGGATGCTGCAGCCTTGGATGCAAATTGTGGCTCCTTTTAATCCTTTCAGGCCCTTTACTGTGCTGCTTTTGTTCTTGCCATTTAGATCAGAGAAGAAACCCCTTTCAAATGCTATAAAATCAAAACATAAGCAATTAAGGGACCCTCTTTGAGTTCAGATCCCTCATTAGTCTCCTCAAAAAGCAGGTGTTTGGGTGGGAAACAGAGAGGGCTGTGGAAAGGCTGACCGAAACAGTTAGCAGCTCCCTCATGTGTTGCCGCATGTAGATACGACCTGAGCTCCCAGACAGGCGTGGGGATTCCCTGTGGACAGGCCCGAGGGACCTCCTCTCTCCCAGGGCATCCGCGCTAGGCCACGGCCCTGGAAGCCGGATCAGGAGGTGGCAGTAGCCCAGGGCTTTTCTGTTCTTCCTCCACCCCTCCTTTCTCCCTTGCTCCCTTCTTGctgccttccttcctcctttctctcttgcTTTGGTGACGTGTTTAAGACTTTTGTCTAGATTCACTATATGTGTATAGTGACTATATAGTGACTGTATATAGTGAATATATGTATGTAGTGATCGTAATGATCATatcatgaatatatttacagGGGCTATATAGTGAACATATATTAGCTGTAAGTGAATAGTCAGTATATATACACAGTGAATCTATATATTGAGTATAGAGAGTGAATAAGCATagtacataataaatatatatagtgAATGTACATGGAGACTATATATACAGTGAATATACATGGtgaacatgcatatgtatatgtacacacacacacacacatataaaactcactgcaatggagtcaactctgactcatggtaatcctgtaggacagggtagacctgccccagtgGGTCTCTGAGACGGGATTCTTCGCAGCAGTAggaagcctcattcttctccttcAGAGCTACTGGCGGTTTCTAACTCCTGACCTCCAATGAATAAGcagtatatatagttatatatgtatatgcatacatcGAATATAACAACTAAACTTACTATCATTGTGTTGACTCCCAGAGAAGAACCTGCCAcgttgggtttctaaggctgtgaatctGTAGGAACTGACAGCCTTGTTTTTgtctcaaggagtggctgatgggcttgaaccactgaccttgtgtggttagcagctcattgTATtgcccactatgccacaagggctcctgcattgtaccaccagagctccttaaatagAACATAGTATTAAAAAGAGTTTAATCTGTGCCTCTTTGCCTTTCAGTGGAGCTGTTAGAAGGTTTTAAATCACGTACATCTCTTGTTTTTGTGGTTTGCATTATATTCCCATTGAAAGACACTAGGATAAAACGTCAATGCTGGAAGGGGCCTTGAAGTTATTCTGTCCACAATCCACCTTGTATGCACAAGAAACCAGAACGAGAGGGGGCCAGTGCCTTGTCCCAGGCCACAAGAGTTTGAAATGAGGGATTGGCTACCTTCCTCCTGCAACTTCATGGTTCAGGGGCAAATGCTGTCTGACCCTGCAGGTGTCAGCAGGTGGTCCTTGGTGACTGAGGTCTCTGGGAGGGGCTACCAAGCCGAGGCCACAGCTTTGTGGAGCCTCTTCGCCTCCTTCCTGGAGTGGTCTTCACCCACTTGCTATGCTGACTGCTCACCCACCCACTTGCTATGCTGACTGTTCACCCAGACACCCGTCGGGCAGGAACCTTCCG
Coding sequences:
- the KCNK18 gene encoding potassium channel subfamily K member 18 encodes the protein MEATGPAQPGWRCPDALGKLLPCICFLFSLVTYALVGAALFMAIERGHELAVEDQEFEEFLKALSNILQCNRTVEESRRRALRVLLQKVKPQWLPRSSDWSFLSSLFFCCTVFTTVGYGHTYPVTRLGKYLCMLYALLGIPLMFLVLTNIGDILAAIFSMSYNHFRKFLSRRPLHPRGCAPLPCRRRPVEARSVAEATPPGVMICAEELRDHKPAPSPQTQKANSELFEHLLSRDKQHTLQLPLPGLERSSSCPELVTSRLSGSIVSNLDQVGRQVERLDVPLLFIVLVVTAYISCAAAVLPMWEKQLNFENAFYFCFITLTTIGFGDTVLDHPNVFMFFSIYIIIGMEILYIAFRLMQNRLIHVYKKLLLFLAGEKAYVPVRK